In the genome of Ignavibacteriales bacterium, one region contains:
- the def gene encoding peptide deformylase, translated as MALLPITLYGDKILRKKGHRVKEIGIDTIALIKNMFDTMRNANGIGLAANQVGSDKSIFVVDVSVIEGNEHIKPIALINPDIKFYSEEKVFIEEGCLSIPEVRADVERPRMIKITYQDTDLQTHTVEADGILARVMQHEYDHLQGILFTDRISDEVKKELKKELTQIRKREIEIDYPVTEDPEYQLK; from the coding sequence ATGGCTTTGTTACCTATAACCCTTTACGGTGATAAGATACTAAGAAAAAAAGGGCATCGTGTTAAGGAAATTGGTATCGATACGATAGCGTTAATTAAAAATATGTTTGATACTATGCGCAACGCTAACGGTATCGGGCTTGCTGCAAACCAGGTCGGTTCGGATAAATCAATTTTCGTTGTTGATGTTTCAGTCATTGAAGGTAATGAACATATCAAACCTATTGCACTTATCAATCCGGATATAAAATTCTATTCCGAAGAAAAAGTTTTTATTGAAGAAGGATGTTTAAGCATTCCCGAAGTCAGAGCGGATGTTGAACGACCAAGGATGATTAAGATAACTTACCAGGATACTGATCTTCAGACTCATACGGTTGAAGCAGATGGAATACTTGCAAGAGTTATGCAGCACGAGTATGATCACCTGCAGGGAATATTATTCACTGACAGAATTTCCGATGAAGTTAAAAAAGAACTAAAGAAAGAATTAACCCAGATTCGCAAACGGGAAATTGAAATAGATTATCCCGTAACTGAAGACCCCGAATATCAACTTAAATAA
- a CDS encoding methionyl-tRNA formyltransferase, which produces MNIIFMGTPDFAIPSLSALVQSKHKVVAVVTTPDKERGRGQKVSFTPVKEFAVKNSIPVLQPEKLKDEKFISDLKSFNADLFVIVAFRILPREVFTIPSRGSFNLHGSLLPKYRGAAPIQWALIKGESETGLTTFMLADKVDTGNILLQEKIEIQSEDNFESLHDRMSLKGAELVIKTVDKIDSGNFELIKQDDSLATPAPKITKEICLIDWNKSAQEIHNLIRGLSPHPAAFFHSNNKVIKVYKTEIVSDKNLKPNEIYQSKTELIIGCGKDALQILEIQQEGKKRMSVEEFLRGFSFLKL; this is translated from the coding sequence ATGAATATTATTTTTATGGGCACTCCGGATTTTGCAATTCCTTCATTAAGTGCACTCGTTCAAAGTAAACATAAAGTTGTCGCTGTTGTAACAACGCCGGATAAGGAAAGAGGACGCGGACAGAAAGTATCTTTTACTCCAGTTAAAGAATTTGCAGTTAAAAACTCAATTCCAGTACTCCAGCCGGAAAAATTAAAAGATGAAAAGTTTATTTCTGATTTAAAATCTTTTAATGCTGACTTATTTGTTATAGTCGCGTTCAGAATATTACCAAGAGAAGTATTTACAATTCCTTCAAGAGGGAGTTTTAATCTGCACGGCTCTTTGCTTCCAAAATACAGGGGCGCAGCGCCGATACAATGGGCGCTTATAAAAGGTGAAAGTGAAACCGGACTAACAACGTTCATGCTCGCTGATAAAGTTGATACAGGAAATATTCTTCTCCAGGAAAAAATAGAAATACAATCTGAAGATAATTTCGAATCACTCCACGACAGGATGAGTCTTAAAGGCGCTGAATTAGTAATTAAAACTGTTGATAAAATTGATTCCGGAAATTTTGAATTAATAAAACAGGATGATTCACTCGCTACTCCTGCACCGAAGATCACGAAAGAAATTTGTTTGATTGACTGGAATAAGTCTGCGCAGGAAATTCATAATCTCATAAGAGGATTATCACCGCATCCTGCAGCTTTCTTCCATTCCAATAACAAAGTGATTAAGGTTTACAAAACAGAAATAGTCAGTGACAAAAATTTAAAACCTAACGAAATCTATCAATCAAAAACTGAACTGATTATCGGCTGCGGAAAAGATGCTTTACAAATCCTTGAAATACAGCAGGAAGGGAAGAAGCGAATGAGTGTTGAGGAATTTTTGAGAGGGTTTAGTTTTTTGAAATTATGA
- a CDS encoding DUF86 domain-containing protein: MYLDDMLQSMRRISEYIAGMDFNSFMNDQKTIDAVVRNFEIIGEAAKNLPENLVAMYPEVPWKEMYYMRNKISHEYFGIDYEMIWDIAVNHLPTNKTQIEDIIETLE, translated from the coding sequence ATGTATTTGGATGATATGCTGCAGTCAATGAGAAGAATCTCGGAATATATCGCTGGGATGGATTTTAACTCTTTTATGAATGATCAAAAAACCATTGATGCAGTTGTCAGAAACTTTGAAATAATTGGTGAAGCAGCAAAAAATTTACCCGAAAATTTAGTCGCGATGTACCCAGAAGTACCATGGAAAGAAATGTATTATATGAGAAATAAAATATCACATGAATATTTTGGGATAGATTACGAAATGATATGGGATATTGCTGTTAATCATTTACCAACAAATAAGACGCAAATAGAAGATATAATCGAAACTTTGGAATGA
- a CDS encoding nucleotidyltransferase family protein — MNTKSEILKKLNEIKPILQREYSVKNIGLFGSFADETFNAESDIDLLVELERPIGWKLLTLEIFLEKVFSRKIDLVTKNALKAPLNKFILNQVQYI; from the coding sequence ATGAATACGAAATCAGAGATTCTAAAAAAATTAAATGAAATTAAACCAATATTGCAGAGAGAATATTCTGTTAAAAACATTGGGTTGTTCGGATCTTTTGCAGATGAAACTTTTAATGCAGAGAGTGACATTGACTTATTGGTTGAATTGGAAAGACCAATCGGCTGGAAGTTACTTACTTTAGAAATATTTCTTGAAAAAGTTTTTAGCAGAAAGATTGACCTGGTTACTAAGAATGCGTTAAAAGCCCCGTTAAATAAATTTATTCTGAATCAAGTCCAGTATATCTGA